The proteins below come from a single Chitinophaga pinensis DSM 2588 genomic window:
- a CDS encoding SDR family NAD(P)-dependent oxidoreductase, translating to MAQDILKGKVALVSGGATGIGFATAKLYLENGAKVVIAGRRQEQGETALATLRQISPDITFIQADVSKAADVKRLISETVRIHGSLDIAFNNAGIEGNFAPIDDMSEEDFDAIIDINLKGIWLSCKHEIEQFRKQGSGGVIVNTSSWLSVGAFPGSGAYSASKAALDALTRVLAVETASANIRVNNVRPGYIQTPMFDRFFPAGDEAKKEPVKKQAPIGRFAASAEIGELVLWLSSPASSFITGESILADGGLAIPGQRQ from the coding sequence ATGGCACAAGACATCTTAAAAGGAAAAGTCGCACTGGTGAGCGGCGGAGCAACAGGCATCGGATTCGCAACAGCAAAACTATACCTTGAAAACGGGGCTAAAGTAGTCATCGCAGGACGCAGACAGGAACAAGGCGAAACAGCCCTGGCTACCCTCAGACAAATCAGTCCTGATATTACCTTTATCCAGGCAGATGTTTCCAAAGCAGCAGATGTAAAACGACTGATCAGTGAAACCGTCCGCATCCACGGCAGTCTTGATATTGCTTTCAACAACGCTGGTATTGAAGGTAATTTCGCTCCTATTGATGACATGAGTGAAGAAGATTTCGACGCCATTATCGACATCAATCTGAAAGGGATATGGCTCTCCTGTAAACATGAAATCGAACAATTCAGAAAACAAGGCTCCGGAGGCGTCATTGTAAACACCTCTTCCTGGCTCTCTGTAGGCGCATTTCCTGGCTCAGGGGCTTATTCTGCCAGTAAGGCTGCCCTAGATGCATTGACACGCGTATTAGCTGTAGAAACAGCCTCCGCTAATATCCGGGTGAATAACGTCCGTCCGGGTTATATCCAGACGCCTATGTTTGATCGTTTCTTCCCTGCCGGTGATGAAGCTAAAAAAGAACCGGTGAAGAAACAGGCTCCTATCGGTCGTTTCGCTGCATCAGCTGAAATCGGTGAACTGGTCCTCTGGTTAAGCAGTCCCGCTTCTTCTTTTATCACTGGTGAAAGTATACTAGCAGATGGAGGATTAGCCATTCCCGGACAACGACAATAA